The following coding sequences are from one Gemmatimonadales bacterium window:
- a CDS encoding RNA polymerase sigma factor has protein sequence MAWRGGDELAARQLVERHAAALGRYLGAAGARGAEIDDLVQDTFFKAFRGLDGWRGDGSFRGWLFRIAGNLLKDRFRQNKGRAFVPIEEHDVADRSDPAGEFAADEAGRQLQAGLGRLPRLQREVFLLRVQQGLEYRDIATAVGSTPGAARVHYHHAVKRLKELLG, from the coding sequence ATGGCGTGGAGGGGTGGCGACGAGCTGGCGGCTCGACAGTTGGTCGAGCGTCACGCCGCGGCACTCGGCCGGTATCTTGGCGCAGCCGGAGCCCGGGGCGCTGAGATCGACGACTTGGTGCAGGACACATTCTTCAAAGCGTTCAGAGGGCTTGATGGATGGCGAGGTGACGGATCCTTTCGGGGATGGCTCTTCAGGATCGCCGGCAACCTCCTCAAGGATCGCTTCCGGCAGAACAAGGGGCGGGCGTTCGTGCCGATCGAGGAGCACGATGTTGCCGACCGGTCGGATCCCGCCGGCGAATTCGCGGCGGACGAGGCGGGGAGGCAGCTCCAGGCGGGACTCGGGCGGTTGCCGCGCTTGCAGCGTGAAGTCTTTCTGCTGCGGGTCCAGCAGGGGTTGGAGTATCGGGACATTGCGACGGCCGTCGGAAGCACGCCCGGCGCGGCACGCGTCCACTATCATCATGCAGTCAAGCGTCTGAAGGAGCTGCTCGGGTGA
- a CDS encoding glycerophosphodiester phosphodiesterase → MNTTSAGLSTKGPMVIGHRGASGHAPENSLAAFRIAASANHVATCSGVELDIQVTADGEIVVYHDAVLASGDPIPSLPSGRVRAVTLADGSALPTLREALAVLDNLDVFIEAKHLPPAADKLLLATITAARRRCHIHAFDHRMIARLRRLDSSLSLGILSRSYPVDPVGQVVHAGANTLWQEAYLIDQPLVAACHAVGIRVIAWTVNDAGQAAALARLGVDGLCGDWPERLRHSW, encoded by the coding sequence ATGAACACGACGTCCGCAGGACTTTCCACAAAGGGTCCGATGGTGATTGGCCACCGTGGTGCTTCGGGGCACGCGCCGGAGAACTCGCTCGCGGCCTTCCGCATCGCGGCGTCGGCGAATCACGTGGCGACGTGCTCCGGCGTCGAACTCGATATCCAGGTGACTGCGGACGGCGAGATTGTGGTCTATCACGATGCCGTCCTTGCGTCGGGCGACCCGATCCCATCGCTCCCTTCGGGCAGGGTCCGCGCCGTGACCCTGGCCGACGGATCAGCACTACCGACCCTTCGTGAGGCACTCGCCGTCCTGGACAACCTCGACGTCTTCATCGAGGCAAAACATCTGCCGCCTGCCGCAGACAAGTTGCTCCTTGCAACGATCACGGCAGCGCGCCGGCGATGCCATATCCACGCGTTCGACCATCGGATGATCGCCAGACTCCGCCGCCTCGATTCGTCGCTCTCCCTCGGGATTCTCTCCCGGTCGTATCCGGTGGATCCGGTGGGCCAGGTGGTCCACGCCGGTGCCAACACGCTGTGGCAGGAGGCGTATCTGATCGATCAGCCGCTTGTCGCGGCGTGCCACGCGGTCGGGATCCGGGTGATCGCGTGGACGGTGAACGACGCTGGTCAGGCTGCTGCGCTCGCTCGGCTCGGAGTCGACGGACTGTGCGGCGACTGGCCGGAGCGGCTGCGACATTCGTGGTGA
- the rpmA gene encoding 50S ribosomal protein L27 — MAHKKGVGSSRNGRNSNPQYLGVKHFGGERVTAGSILVKQRGTKFHVGRNVFKAKDDSLHSYIDGVVKFERKDRDRLRVSVYPIEAAS, encoded by the coding sequence ATGGCACACAAGAAGGGCGTCGGCTCCAGCCGCAACGGCCGCAACTCGAACCCGCAGTACCTCGGCGTCAAGCACTTTGGCGGCGAGCGCGTCACGGCGGGTAGCATCCTCGTCAAGCAGCGCGGCACGAAGTTCCACGTCGGCCGCAATGTCTTCAAGGCGAAAGATGATTCGCTGCACAGCTACATCGACGGCGTCGTGAAGTTCGAACGCAAGGACCGCGATCGCCTGCGGGTCTCCGTCTATCCGATCGAGGCCGCGAGCTGA
- the rplU gene encoding 50S ribosomal protein L21 codes for MYAIFKALGKQWRAETGATLRLPLMSEKLPGDTITFDEVLLTSNGDTITAGSPVVKGASVSVEVIGHGKHDKIYVFKFKRRKNYRRKTGHRQKFTEVRITGVALG; via the coding sequence ATGTACGCGATCTTCAAGGCGCTCGGGAAACAATGGCGGGCTGAGACGGGGGCAACCCTTCGTCTGCCGCTGATGTCCGAAAAATTGCCCGGCGACACGATCACTTTCGACGAGGTGCTCCTCACCTCGAACGGCGACACGATCACTGCGGGGTCGCCGGTCGTCAAGGGCGCGTCGGTGTCGGTGGAAGTGATCGGACACGGGAAGCACGACAAGATCTACGTCTTCAAATTCAAGCGCCGCAAGAATTATCGGCGGAAGACCGGCCATCGGCAGAAGTTCACCGAAGTCCGGATCACTGGCGTCGCTCTCGGCTGA
- a CDS encoding Rne/Rng family ribonuclease: MKREILISGTSRETRVAIIEDDRLVELLVDRPDQSRTVGDIYYGRVEAVLGGIQAAFVDIGLEKSAYLHASDLLEPEEDDDPDDNEPDDDASDADADAEVEGAAQPAAAPAGKRRGDGGRREIGGRRAAPDITERLKKGEMLPVQVTKEPISTKGCRVTAQISLAGRFLVYMPYATKVGVSRKIENREQRAKLREMVSKLVPSDAGGVIVRTVAEGVTEDHFRREILSLINTWKKIKRKQTYLRRGPALLHREASLTRSLVRDVFSAKVDALWVDSRELHHEICQYLELIDPELTERVHFYDDGIPLFDRFKIETEIRDLFQQRVELPSGGYLIIQPTEALVSVDVNTGRYTGKRDPEKTILRTNIEAAREIARQIRLRDVGGIVVADFIDMETKANRDRVLQELRTHLGRDRARTRAYAVSELGLIEMTRQRVRPSLWASMTRECPICHGTGRIFSPEVVTRRLERAIKRAGTERKERRIAIRLHPDVALYLLEEEPKLVQALGRQGGIELELRDDPMLRLDEFRLMSRPAGRDVTELYAVA, translated from the coding sequence GTGAAGCGCGAAATCCTGATCTCCGGTACGTCTCGCGAAACCCGCGTTGCCATTATCGAGGACGATCGACTGGTCGAATTGTTGGTCGACCGGCCCGATCAGAGTCGAACGGTGGGCGACATCTATTACGGTCGCGTCGAAGCGGTTCTGGGCGGGATCCAGGCGGCGTTCGTCGACATCGGACTTGAAAAGAGCGCATATCTGCACGCATCGGACCTTCTCGAACCCGAGGAGGATGATGATCCCGATGACAACGAACCCGATGACGACGCGTCCGATGCCGATGCCGACGCCGAGGTCGAAGGCGCCGCCCAGCCGGCGGCGGCCCCGGCGGGGAAGCGTCGGGGTGATGGTGGCCGGCGCGAGATCGGCGGTCGGCGCGCCGCTCCCGACATTACCGAACGACTCAAGAAGGGAGAGATGCTCCCGGTCCAGGTGACCAAGGAGCCGATCTCCACCAAGGGGTGCCGGGTCACCGCCCAGATTTCGCTCGCCGGACGCTTCCTGGTGTACATGCCGTATGCTACCAAGGTCGGCGTGTCGCGAAAGATCGAAAACCGCGAGCAGCGTGCGAAATTGCGCGAGATGGTCTCGAAGCTCGTGCCGAGCGACGCCGGCGGCGTAATCGTGCGGACGGTGGCTGAGGGGGTCACCGAGGATCATTTCCGGCGCGAGATCCTTTCGCTGATCAACACCTGGAAAAAGATCAAGCGGAAGCAGACCTATCTCCGCCGCGGGCCAGCGCTCCTTCATCGCGAAGCGTCGCTCACCCGATCGCTGGTGCGTGATGTCTTCTCTGCCAAGGTCGATGCGTTGTGGGTCGATTCTCGTGAACTCCATCACGAGATCTGCCAGTATCTCGAGTTGATTGATCCCGAACTGACCGAGCGGGTGCACTTCTACGATGACGGCATCCCGCTCTTCGACCGCTTCAAGATCGAGACCGAGATTCGCGATCTCTTTCAGCAGCGCGTGGAATTGCCGAGCGGCGGATATCTGATCATCCAGCCGACCGAAGCACTGGTGTCGGTCGACGTGAACACCGGCCGCTACACGGGAAAGCGGGATCCGGAGAAGACGATTCTTCGGACCAACATCGAGGCGGCTCGCGAAATCGCCAGGCAAATCCGCCTGCGCGACGTCGGCGGCATCGTCGTCGCCGACTTCATCGACATGGAGACCAAGGCAAATCGGGACCGGGTGCTCCAGGAGCTTCGCACGCACCTCGGCCGCGACCGGGCTCGGACCCGCGCCTACGCCGTCTCCGAACTCGGCCTGATCGAGATGACCCGCCAGCGGGTGCGCCCGTCACTCTGGGCATCGATGACCCGCGAGTGCCCGATCTGCCACGGGACCGGGCGCATCTTTTCGCCGGAGGTGGTCACCCGCCGGCTGGAGCGTGCCATCAAGAGGGCCGGCACCGAGCGGAAGGAACGGCGGATCGCCATCCGGCTGCATCCGGACGTCGCGCTCTACCTGCTCGAAGAGGAGCCAAAGCTGGTCCAGGCGCTCGGACGGCAGGGCGGGATCGAACTCGAACTTCGCGACGACCCCATGCTGCGGCTCGACGAGTTCAGGCTGATGTCCAGGCCGGCGGGGCGGGACGTCACCGAGCTCTATGCCGTAGCCTGA